One part of the Terrimicrobium sacchariphilum genome encodes these proteins:
- a CDS encoding MMPL family transporter translates to MKYLSDLLASLIVRRQGVLLALGISLALLAGVVLGLRQNFDTDILNLLPASSPAVQGLKVYNADFTQARELAFLLTWKQPPDDAHRYREEFAELLKKQPWVVRVLDTPPLAGASGQVNEILAPLLLNLPPQDFRAALDRLSEGTLEERFSRLADQVASGSPKARFEWENDPLGLATAAAKPVWESVSLSDAFDLVSSDETAAIVPAITNQPDLSAASCQVVMAQVHQFIEEARKAMGPEGPEIGVTGRSAYVVEIAASMQRDIMLTSAVSMITVVGLFWLGFRRVLPLIGITLILAFTALISMVCGIWVFGQLNIIAISFCSILFGLGDDFSLLLCQHFYQARSDGLPRQKAIASSINHCLPGMLWVALTTGVGFLALSFSGSAGFAQLGFLVAAGVFLCAIFMTLFLFPFVRDSAGNAAGLGPAKWFADLCRNHAGWLVAASVGGAIVAGTMILLPWGALRFDITPASLEPRNTPAARTLADMMRRFPATFEPLMVVLPAPSAEKLHALDAELKRLQSEGKVLSWSSPSGLYLDPARVAENRRSLALWDANSARVAVQVAASHTGLVASPSLLEPIEDLTQALKITSANWRDYVGSESRWWFLLDRMVSSTSPTVIAYAKVAQGLTPADRLAIAKEIDAHVDGALVSGWSQTLASLVPWAQRELLVFGGAVAVLVAFILAFVYRNASLWLLHMASIIAALLATAATLKLFSVPINLLNVLAFPLMLGVGVDYGTHLILAARAGDGNFAGTIKAVGLSGLTTSTGFGALVLAQNPALSGLGIICGVGVLWCLLFSLLLVAPGAMRHESRLARRE, encoded by the coding sequence TGACCTGGAAGCAGCCGCCTGACGACGCGCACCGGTATCGCGAGGAGTTTGCTGAGCTCTTGAAAAAACAGCCCTGGGTGGTGCGTGTGCTCGACACGCCGCCGCTTGCCGGTGCTTCGGGACAAGTCAACGAGATCCTCGCACCGCTTCTGCTGAACCTGCCTCCGCAGGACTTTCGCGCTGCGCTGGACCGGCTGAGCGAGGGCACGCTGGAGGAACGGTTTTCCCGCTTGGCGGACCAGGTGGCCTCAGGTTCTCCAAAGGCGCGCTTTGAGTGGGAGAATGATCCCCTCGGCCTTGCGACCGCTGCCGCGAAGCCGGTGTGGGAAAGCGTGTCGCTCTCAGATGCCTTCGACCTGGTGTCGAGCGACGAAACGGCCGCAATCGTTCCCGCCATCACCAATCAGCCCGATCTTTCCGCCGCATCATGCCAGGTCGTTATGGCGCAGGTGCATCAGTTCATTGAGGAGGCTCGCAAAGCCATGGGACCCGAGGGACCCGAGATCGGCGTGACCGGGCGCTCCGCCTATGTTGTCGAAATCGCGGCCAGCATGCAGCGCGACATCATGCTGACCTCGGCTGTTTCGATGATCACGGTCGTGGGCCTTTTCTGGCTGGGGTTTCGGAGGGTTCTACCTCTCATCGGGATCACTCTCATCCTGGCGTTTACCGCCCTGATTTCGATGGTGTGCGGGATCTGGGTATTCGGGCAGCTGAACATCATTGCCATCAGCTTTTGTTCGATTCTATTCGGGCTGGGGGACGACTTCAGCCTGCTGCTCTGCCAGCATTTTTATCAGGCTCGCTCGGATGGTCTGCCCCGGCAGAAGGCCATAGCCAGTTCCATTAATCATTGTCTGCCGGGCATGCTCTGGGTCGCGCTTACTACGGGAGTGGGTTTTCTCGCGCTGAGCTTCAGTGGGTCCGCAGGTTTTGCCCAACTCGGCTTCCTCGTGGCGGCGGGCGTGTTTTTGTGCGCCATCTTCATGACGCTCTTTCTGTTTCCATTTGTCCGGGATTCCGCCGGAAACGCCGCAGGCCTCGGCCCGGCGAAATGGTTCGCCGATCTCTGCCGTAATCACGCGGGCTGGCTCGTCGCTGCAAGTGTCGGCGGTGCGATTGTTGCCGGTACGATGATCCTTCTTCCATGGGGCGCTCTCCGCTTTGACATCACCCCAGCTTCTCTTGAGCCGCGGAACACTCCGGCGGCACGCACTCTGGCCGATATGATGCGGCGCTTCCCTGCAACGTTTGAACCGCTGATGGTAGTATTGCCTGCGCCGAGTGCAGAAAAACTTCATGCTCTGGACGCGGAGTTGAAGCGCCTGCAAAGCGAAGGAAAGGTCCTGTCGTGGTCCTCGCCGTCGGGTCTCTATCTCGATCCGGCGCGGGTGGCGGAAAACCGGCGTTCTCTCGCGCTCTGGGATGCGAATTCTGCCCGGGTTGCTGTTCAAGTGGCCGCATCGCATACCGGACTGGTCGCATCGCCCTCGCTGCTGGAACCCATTGAGGACCTGACTCAAGCCCTCAAGATCACCTCTGCGAACTGGCGGGACTACGTGGGCTCGGAATCACGCTGGTGGTTTTTGCTCGATCGCATGGTGTCCTCCACTTCGCCGACCGTCATCGCCTATGCCAAGGTCGCACAAGGCCTCACCCCCGCGGACCGTCTTGCCATCGCAAAGGAGATCGACGCTCATGTGGATGGCGCGCTCGTCTCGGGTTGGAGTCAGACGCTGGCCAGCCTTGTGCCTTGGGCGCAACGCGAATTGCTCGTCTTTGGCGGAGCCGTGGCCGTGCTGGTGGCATTCATTCTCGCATTCGTCTACCGCAACGCCTCGCTTTGGCTGCTGCACATGGCCTCGATAATCGCTGCTCTTCTCGCCACGGCAGCCACGCTGAAGCTCTTCAGCGTTCCGATCAATCTGCTCAACGTGCTGGCCTTTCCTCTCATGCTCGGTGTGGGAGTGGACTATGGCACCCATCTGATCCTGGCCGCGCGGGCAGGGGACGGGAACTTCGCGGGAACGATCAAAGCCGTGGGCTTGAGCGGTCTGACCACGTCCACGGGCTTTGGCGCCTTGGTGCTCGCTCAAAATCCCGCTCTGTCCGGCCTCGGCATCATCTGCGGAGTGGGGGTACTGTGGTGTCTGCTCTTTTCCCTGCTCCTCGTAGCTCCCGGGGCGATGCGGCACGAGAGCCGTCTTGCCCGACGTGAATAA